The Corynebacterium comes genome window below encodes:
- a CDS encoding OB-fold domain-containing protein, translating to MASTIYTYTIVRIPPRGFEGAPYCVAVVDTDGQLETARVSGYVDGLAVNVGDPLDRLEQPDEFGALYAFQPE from the coding sequence GTGGCGTCGACCATCTACACTTACACCATCGTCCGTATTCCTCCCCGGGGTTTCGAGGGCGCGCCCTACTGCGTTGCCGTCGTCGACACCGACGGGCAGCTGGAGACCGCCCGCGTATCGGGCTACGTCGACGGGCTGGCGGTCAACGTGGGGGATCCTCTGGACAGACTCGAGCAGCCCGACGAATTCGGCGCGCTGTACGCGTTTCAGCCTGAGTGA
- a CDS encoding thiolase domain-containing protein, translating into MRGVKVAGIGETPMGRFPGRSLHDMIREAGHQAVQEAGIDPAEIQAAYVGNFAGQQLTGQGHCGPLVTEALGLEHVPALRVEGACASGGLALLQAVQAIRYGIHDVVLVGGVEKMTHQSTAMVTEALTSAMDTELEAQTGLTFPGSFAMIAHRYFHEYRNVRREMAQVAVNSHDNALLNEHAQLRKRIDVDTVLNAPAIADPLGLYDCSLVTDGAAFLVLTADDIRTGTDQDLRRVRITGSGHGGDALTLHGKKTVTSFGATRQAAATAYAQAGRSASNIDLAEVHDCFTITQIINTEDLGFFEAGRGGDAVAEGRTARNGDMPINTSGGLKAKGHPVGATGISQAVEIVTQLRGLAGERQVGKADVGMTHNLGGTAGTCVINIFEGE; encoded by the coding sequence ATGCGGGGAGTGAAGGTGGCAGGTATCGGCGAAACCCCGATGGGCAGATTCCCGGGGCGCAGCCTCCATGACATGATCCGCGAGGCCGGACATCAGGCTGTCCAGGAAGCCGGTATCGACCCGGCCGAGATTCAGGCGGCGTACGTCGGGAATTTCGCCGGTCAGCAGTTGACCGGCCAGGGCCATTGTGGGCCTCTGGTGACCGAGGCGCTCGGGCTCGAACACGTCCCGGCCCTCCGCGTGGAGGGGGCCTGTGCCTCCGGTGGCCTGGCTCTGCTGCAGGCGGTCCAGGCCATCCGCTACGGCATCCATGATGTTGTCCTCGTCGGCGGGGTCGAGAAGATGACCCACCAGTCGACCGCGATGGTCACAGAGGCGCTGACATCCGCGATGGACACCGAGCTTGAGGCGCAGACCGGTCTGACCTTTCCGGGGAGTTTCGCGATGATCGCCCACCGGTATTTCCACGAGTACCGCAATGTGCGCAGGGAGATGGCGCAGGTGGCGGTCAACTCCCACGACAACGCCCTCCTCAACGAACACGCCCAGCTACGTAAGAGGATTGACGTTGATACGGTGCTGAATGCGCCCGCCATCGCCGATCCGCTCGGACTCTATGACTGCTCTCTGGTCACTGACGGTGCGGCGTTCCTGGTGCTCACCGCGGATGACATCCGCACGGGGACGGACCAGGACCTGCGCCGTGTCCGCATCACCGGTTCGGGCCACGGCGGTGATGCGCTGACCCTGCACGGCAAGAAGACCGTGACCAGCTTCGGAGCCACCCGCCAGGCGGCAGCCACCGCCTATGCGCAGGCAGGGAGAAGCGCGTCGAACATCGATCTGGCGGAAGTCCACGACTGCTTCACCATCACGCAGATCATCAACACCGAGGATCTCGGCTTCTTCGAGGCAGGCCGAGGAGGGGATGCCGTCGCTGAGGGCCGGACCGCCCGCAACGGAGACATGCCCATCAACACATCGGGAGGTCTGAAGGCCAAGGGACATCCGGTGGGAGCGACCGGCATCAGCCAGGCTGTGGAGATCGTGACTCAGCTGCGTGGACTCGCCGGCGAACGCCAGGTGGGCAAGGCAGACGTCGGCATGACCCACAATCTCGGTGGAACAGCCGGAACCTGTGTCATCAACATCTTCGAGGGAGAATAA